In Nonlabens agnitus, the DNA window AATAATTGCTAATAGGGAATGAGCATATGCTTTAAGTAGTCATTAAAATTAATATGAATTTCTTCGATCATTTAAATAGACTACTCAACCTTTCCGTCAGGTAGAAAATTATTTTTTGCCTTGGTTGCATTTAAACGATTGAACAGAATAAACCGCGAGATCAAACCTACTGTTAAAAACCCCATAACAACTTTGTAGTCCAAATCCCAAAGCACACCATTTCAACCCATTTGCATGACTATCTTAGTTCCAAACTCCGGTAGCGTCAATGGCATTATTTCAAACCTCAATTCTCAAACCCCACATGGCCCAGTTAAATGCTACAGCCGCAGATAAGCATGTAAGTATTGTATTTCGTGCATCGAGGTAATTAGTTAGAGTACAATAAAAATAATTGAGACGTAGTGGCAATAATTTAATTGATCAATTACTCTCAGGATTTCCATCCGGCGTACTATCGATTTACACGTCATTTTACATAGAGAGTAGGTTGGTGATTTTTTTCTAAGGGAGAATTAGAGTTACTGCTTTTGATCACAAGTTTCGCTTAATACTTTTCGCATATTAAACAGAGTAGGTTATATTTTGTCAATAAGTGCATGTATATTTTAATTCATCGAAATTTTGAAAACTCCTGAATTTTGTAGAATACCAAAGAATCACACGAAATTAAAATCATACCGCCATGCAAAATAATAATGAAGATCGATTACAAAAATCTCGCGATGGTTGGAACAATAGAGGTAATACAAGACCGCCTTTTGCCATTGAGCCTAAAAAAGGTCAGCGTTCCGTGTGGGACTTTCCGCGTCCGCCAGCCATAGAAAAGGTAGAAAAAGTAGTAATGGTCAGTCACCAGGGCAAATCCATTGCGGAAACGCAACGAGCACTAGCGGTACTAGAAACAGCCAGTCCGCCTACCTATTATATACCACAAGAGGATATCGACATGGAATTGTTGGAACAAATTCTTGGTAAGAGCTCTTTTTGTGAGTGGAAGGGCAAGGCAACCTATTGGGCTTTAAAAGAAAATAACTCTCGTGCTATCGCATGGTCCTATACCAATCCTTTTCCAGAATTTGAAGATCTCAAACACCACCTAGCATTCTACCCACAACACCTGGATTGTTTTGTGGATGGTGTTGAGGTAAAAGCCCAGCCAGGCGAATTCTATGCCGGCTGGATCACACCAGACTTGACTGGGCCTTTTAAAGGAGATAGTGGTACAGGCCACTGGTAATTGATGAATCAGGTCTTATAGGTAATCTATCTTTATGCTTTAGTGAAAGCTGTAAATTGTAACAAAGACATAATAGAAGATAAATGCTAAAACAAGGAATCTAGCTTATGAAAGCTAAAGATGTCAATCTCATTCAAAAGCCTATCGATAATCATAGGGTGGAGCGACCTAAGCAAACTGGTTTTTCAAGTCCAGCGACTCATTACAATGAGCCTAGGATAGATTTGAATAATGTATTGGTAACAAATCAAGAATCCACATTTTACATTAGGGTGATAGATGATTCTTTTGAAGGTTTTGAGGTGAAGAAGAATGATGTTCTCAT includes these proteins:
- a CDS encoding DUF427 domain-containing protein; this encodes MQNNNEDRLQKSRDGWNNRGNTRPPFAIEPKKGQRSVWDFPRPPAIEKVEKVVMVSHQGKSIAETQRALAVLETASPPTYYIPQEDIDMELLEQILGKSSFCEWKGKATYWALKENNSRAIAWSYTNPFPEFEDLKHHLAFYPQHLDCFVDGVEVKAQPGEFYAGWITPDLTGPFKGDSGTGHW
- a CDS encoding S24 family peptidase, with the translated sequence MKAKDVNLIQKPIDNHRVERPKQTGFSSPATHYNEPRIDLNNVLVTNQESTFYIRVIDDSFEGFEVKKNDVLIVDKSLVPQANQLAIVIQEDSFQIHRVSAQECTELNVWGVITYYVIKSVL